Genomic DNA from Alphaproteobacteria bacterium PA2:
GGGCGCAACCGCCCTGATCGAGACGCCGGAACCGGTCCTGGCCTTCACCCGGACAGAAGGGGATGAGACCATGCTTTGCGTTTTCAACATGAGCGAAGGGTCAGTCTCTTTTTCAGACCCACGTCTGTCGGCCGCAGGAATGCTTCAACTTTCCACCGGGGATGCGGCACTGTCTGGTGAAACCCTGTCCCTGGGCCCTGCGGCAGCCGCCCTGTTCCGCCTCTAGCCGACACCTTCCCCTGAAGCCTGGGTCAGACTAGATTGCCCTCATGCCTGATGGTGAAACCAAGATCGTCAATCCGCCCGGCGCCGACACCCGGTTCGGCCGCGGCTTCCTGTATGACATCTGGTACTTCGCCGCCCTGTCCCGGGACCTGAAACCCGGCAAGCTCCAGCGCTACGAATTCCTGGGCGAGCCTGTCCTGCTGGGCCGGGACCGCAAGGGCAAGGTCTATGGGGTCAAGGATATCTGTCCCCACCGCGCCGCGCCCCTGTCGGCTGGACGGCTGACGGAAGAGCCCGACGGTCGCTCGTCCGTGGAATGTCCCTATCATGGCTGGCGGTTCGGCACCGACGGCGCCTGCGCAGCCATTCCCTCCCTGGTGGACGATCAGGATCTGGACATTGCCCGGATCCGCATCCGCCGCTACCCGACGGCCGAGAGCCAGGGGATGGTCTTCATCTGGATCAGCGCCGATCCCCGCTTTGATGGCGAGCCGCCCGAACCCCCGCCCGTGTTCGAGGGCGCGGAAGGCGCGCCAAAATTCATCGACCGCATGGATTTCGACGCCCATATGGATCACGCCGTCGTCGGCCTGATGGACCCGACCCATGCGCCCTATGTCCATGGCCAGTGGTGGTCGCGGAAGGCCAAGGGCCAGCATGATAAGGCCAAGGCCTTCGCGCCTTCTGAGCGGGGCTTCTGCATGACCCGCCATCCGCCCTCAAAGAGCAACCGGCTCTATCGCCTGCTGGGCGGCGATCCACAGACCGAGATCACCTTCGCCCTGCCTGGCCAGAGGTGGGAGCATGTAATTGTCGGCAAGTACCAGGTCCTGGCCCTGACCTGCCTGACCCCTGTCCATGACCGCAAGACCCGCATCACCCAGATCGTCTGGACCGATCACTGGGTGGCCAGCCTGCTGGCGCCCTGGTTCAGGCGGATGATCCGTGTCTTCCTGCATCAGGACGGCGACATGGTGAACCTGCAGAACGAGGGCCTGAAATACGACCCGTCCCTTCTGTGGATCGACGATGCAGACAAACAGGCCAAGTGGTACCAGCAGCTGAAACGGGAATGGGCGGCAAGCCGGGAGGCCAGGCGGCCCTTCAAAAATCCCGTTGAGGCCGTGACCCTGCGCTGGCGCAGCTGACCGACTTGCCGATCATTTTCGACTTTGACGGCGTCATCGCCGACTCCGAAATCCCCTCAAGCCTCGCCGTGGCCCAGGCCCTGACCGAGACCGGCATGCCCACCAGCCTCGAAGACGTGCTCGAGCACTATCTGGGGCGAAACCAGCAGGACAGCCGCGCGACCATACACAGGCTCTGGGGTCGGGCGCCTGACCCGAATCTTGACCAGCGCATCAGGGCCATCATGGCGTCAGGCGCGGTGGGACCAGTTGCGTCGGTTCCCGGGGTGTCTGAATTCCTGGCCAGCCTGGGCGGCCGGACCCGCGCCATCGCCTCTTCCAGCAGTCCGCAATGGATCATGGAGCATCTGGACCAGCTGGGCCTGCGCAGCCACTTTGAGGATGACAGGATCTTCAGCGCCGCCATCCATGTGGCCCGGGGCAAGCCTCACCCGGACATCTACCTCCATGCGGCGAAGAGCCTCGGCGTCAGCCCCGACCGGGTGATCGTGATCGAGGACTCCCCCACCGGGGTCGCCGCAGCCTCTGCGGCTGGCGCACGGGTGATCGGCCTCTGCGCCGGCGGCCATATCCGGCCAGGTCATGACGCGGCCCTGAGGGCGGCCGGCGCCCATGAGATCGCATGGTCCTATGCAGAGGTCGCGCAGCTGGCAGGTTGAACGCCGCCAATGGCCCCGGCTAGTAGGGGATTTGCTGGCCATCCCAGGCGAAGAAACCGCCGGAGTCCTTGACCTCGAGCCCTGCCAGCACATTCAGCAGGGCTTCAGCGGAGGCCTGGGGCGACATCCTTGCGCCTTCACCACCCGAAAAGGGGGCTGAAAGCGCCGTCTCCACTGTTCCTGGATGGAGCGCGACACACAGGGCCATGGGATGGCTGCGGGCCAGTTCGATGGCCAGGGTGTGAATGATCTGGTTGAGGGCGGCCTTTGACGCCCGATATCCGTACCAGCCGCCCAGTCGATTGTCTGAAATGCTGCCGACCCGGGCGGAGAGAGCGGCGAAGACGCTGCGCTCCTGGCGCGGGAGAAGTGGCAGGATGTGCTTGGCGATCAGGGCAGGCCCAATCGTATTGACGGCGAAACTGTGCGCCAGGGCCACCGGATCCAGGGCCCGCCAGGATTTCTCGGGCGTGGTGACGGCATCCTGCAGGACCCCGTTCGTCACAATCGCCAGACGGAGGGTGTCTCCACTGTCTTTCAGCTCGTCTGCAAGGCCTGAAAGCGAGGCTTCGTCGGCTGGATCGATCTGGCGGGTGGCCAGCTTGGCATCATGAAATTGCGGTGGACGCCGGGATATGGACCACACCCTGGAAATTCTGGGATTGGCGATCAGGCGCTCGGTCAAGGCCCGTCCGATGCCGCCTGCGCCGAATACGGCGGCGGCGTAGGTCGCCCGGACTGTCATAATCTGTAAGGTCCAGGTTCTTTACCGGGCCCATTATCTGCTATGGTGGCTTGGAAAACTGTTGTCACGGAAGAGCCGGCTCTTGGGTATACGGGAGAATGTCATGGACAAATCCCGAACCCGGACTGGAAATGCCGTCTAATCTTGGGGTTTTTGGGCAGTTTGTCCAGGACAAAACAGATTGTGCCCGGTGGGGCTGACCCGGCCATCGTCGTCGCGGGTAGTCATGGGCAATTGTCGATCGCCTCGGTTGAGCGCGATACGGGCATACCAAAAGAGACCTTGAGGGTCTGGGAGCGGCGCTATGGCTTCCCGGCCCCTGTACGGGACGCCCAGGATGACAGGGTCTATTCAGCAGAAGATCTGGAAAAGCTCAGACTCATTCGTCGCCTGATCGCCGTTGGCCACCGCCCCGGCAAGATCCTGAATCTGGATCTGCAGGAACTGGTGGTCCTTTCCACTGACTCCGCCGGCACAGAGTCCGAGGAAGTACAGCATGCCCTGGGCCTTCTGGTGGATAATGATGTCGACAGGTTTGAGGCCTGGCTGGCGACAGCCCTGGGGCGTGACGGCCTGAAGAGCTTTGTCCTGACGACCGCTCCAGGTCTGACGGTCGCCGTTGGCGAGGCCTGGGCCAGGGGCAAGCTGCAAATCCATCATGAGCATGTTTTCAGCGAGATCATGACGCGTCTCCTGCGGACAGCGATCGCTGCGACGCCGCGCAAGGCCCGCGCCCCAAGGGTCCTGCTGACGACCTTTCCCCTTGAGCCTCATACCATCGGTCTCTTGATGGCCGAGGCCATGTTCGCGATCAGCGGCTGCGCCTGCATTAGCCTCGGGCCACAGACTCCTGTGCCCGACATCGCCCTGGCTGCGGGGGCCCACCGGGCAGACATAGTTGCGCTCTCGTTCTCAAAGACCCTTGCCGCCAATCGTGTGACACAGGGATTGATCGAACTTCGGGGCATGCTGCCGCAAACCGTTGCGATCTGGGCGGGAGGCGCCTCGGAAAGTCTTGGCCGGGTGAAATCCGCCGACATCCTGATCCTGAGGGACCTGGAAAAAATCCCTGAGGCCGTCAGCGCCTGGCGGGCGGCGCTTCAGTCCGCGTAGCAGAAGCGGTTGAAACCCTGCTCATCGGTGCGCACCAGAATGGTTCGGCCGAGAGGATCGCGGGACCGGGACTCGGCCAGGGTAGCCAGATCCCCTTCTTCGGCCATGGCGGCGAAGCGTCGGTCATTGTCAGCCAGACGCCCGATCACCACCACCACGTCCCCGTCACGATGGGGCAGGATGGTATAGGTTTCGACCCGCCCTGCGCCCGAGGCCGCTTCTACTTCAAGCCCAAGAACGGGGGCGTCGGCGACCTTGCCCCTGCGCAATTCCGGCTTTGTCCAGTCGGCAGGCTGCGTGGAATAGATGCCGGTGGAATACTTGGACAGCATACCGCCATTGGCGCCAACCAGCCCAAACAGACCTGGCCGCAGGCGAAGTATGCCAATGGCCTCAGCGATGGCGTGCATGGAATAGTCATTTCCGGCGCCGCCAAAATACGGGAGCCCGCCCGTAAGGGTCAGACCCCGGGGATCATCCGGTTCAAGGCCAAGGCCATCGAGCATGTTGAAGACCGCGATCGGAAAGCAGCTGTAGAAGTCGAAGATGGCGATCTCTGAAACCGATTTCCCGGCAAGGCTGAGGGCCAGCCTGGCTGAGGCGATGGACTGGGGGCTCGCCGAAAGGTCTGGCCGCTCCATTGGCGTGAGCTCATTGGCGTCGCCCTGTCCGTGGAGAAAGACCCAGCGATCTTCGGGTACGCCCATGGCCCGGGCGGCGCCGACAGAACTTATGAGCACCGCAGCAGCCTGATTGACCTGGTCCCGGGCGACCAGCATGCGGGTGAAGGGATCGGCGACGATCCTGTTGCGCTCGGTCACTTCGACAAGTTCTGCGGCGCTTCTGGCGGTGGGCGCTGCGGAGAACGGATTCTGCGCCGCGACTTCGGAGAAGGGCGCAAAAAGCTCGCCCATGTCGCGGGCGTAAGCCTCCCGGGACTTGCCCACCCGACCCCGGCGCGCGTTCTCGAAGAGTGCATAGCAGGGAATGGCGCCCCGGATCCTGTGCTTGATCAGCGCCGCCGTGAACATGCCGTCCAGACCATAGCCGCGATCTTCCATGTCGCCTTCGACCGTCTCGGACCAGTCTGGTGTTTCACCCTTGGCCTGCAGGTGCAGCACAGTCGACATGGCTTCAGATCCGACCAGCAGGACGGTTTCAGCCTGGCCCTCAGCGATAGCGGCGCAGAATTCCCCAACCAGTCTCTGCGGGCCCTGCCCCCCCGTGATCTCGAGTATTGCGCGGCGGGGATTGGCGCCAATGCGCCGGGCCACGGATCGGGGGAAGTTATTGGAGGCGCCAAAGGGCGGCTTGGCGCCCGGCGTTGAAATCTCGAACTGCCGGATAGCGGCCAGGGTATCGATCGAGGCCGCAAGCGCGCCGCCAGCCCTGGCGTCGGCAATGGCGGCCAGGGCTGCTTCTCCAGCAAGGTCCGCAGGAGAGAGGGCCCTGTAGTTCGGATCCGAAGGGCGCTCCGCAGCCTGGCCAACACCGATTATGATGGGGGTACGGTCATTCATGGTGGTCATTTTTGCTGTCCGGCTGTCCATTCCTGGTTTGACCCAAGTCTAGCCCAGCCCGCCCTGCAGGGAGCAATCCCCTGAACAGGATTGGCGACGATTTTCCCGCGTGGACCAGGATTGCTCAGTCCTCCAGGGCGACGACCGCAATGGGTCCGGGAACCGTCAGGGTCTGTCTGCGCCTGACTGTTCATCACCACCGGCAATTTTCGCGCCAGACCCATCGCAACTTGGGCGCGACAAAACGACACAGCGTGGGATGGTGAACCCCTGACCGATTACCGCCAGGAGCGGGTGAGCGCGAGATAGCTGTCGGTGCAAGCTCCCGGCCATGCAGCGCTTTCCGGCGGAGGGCCTCCACATGATTCGACCACAAGCCTGTCCTGCGTTTGGGTCCGACCACTCAATCCAGCGGCGAAGCGCGCATTGCATGCCGCACTGAATCTGATTTGTAGGGGTGCATTTTGAAGTTCCACCAAGTGGCGCGTGAGGTCGCCACGGCAGCAAACTAACGGGCTAATTCGGCCAAAACTGACGGAGAATACACCTCTGCCTCCCTCGTCATGACAATACACCTAATGAGGGTGTGTTTTTGTCCTGAACAAACTTCTGTTGCGATCTTTCCATCGAGACCATTCATCGCCCGTTCAGATTCAACTGGAGTGACATTTCGCACACCCAGCTTTGAGACATCGTGGAATAGAGCAGTGCCGGATTTTGCCCTGTGAGCCGCAGACTTCTTCCAGTTCCTGTGTACTCATATTGAGTGCACTGTAGCTAGAGTGTCCTTTCACAGCCCGAAATCACAAATGACCTGTTCTTTTGAAACTCTTTTCAAGTCTGGGCGTTTCGACTTAAGTGCACATCATTGGAGAGTTTCGGCGGCCGCGCCGGACTTGCGTGGGTACCGCAGAAGGAGAAACCCCCAGGTGACGTCGCCCTCGAACAAGACGCCGGACCCGATGGACGTTGCGCTCGGCGCAGCCGTACGCATTCGTCGCCGAACCATCGGACTATCTCAGGAAGCTCTCGCCAATCAGTGCGGGGTCAGTTTTCAGCAGATCCAGAAATACGAAAACGGCGCCAACCGCATCTCGTTCTCACGCCTTGTACAGATCGCCAAGGCGCTGCGCTGTCGCGTGGTGGACCTTATGGACGTCCTTGATGCGCCCGGGGCCGAAGCCCAGGGCGAGGTCGATGTTCTGAGCCGCATGCGCACCCCTGGCGCCCTGGAACTGCTCGCGGCCTTTGAACAACTGCCGCAGGACTCGCGCTCGTCCCTGATCGGGTTCATGCGCAGCCTGACGCCCATGGACCACAACCCCGAGCCCTGAACGGCTCCTCGACTATTCGGCCAGGAGCTTGTCGATGACAGCCCTGGCGTCCGGGCTGGACCATTCGGCCGGCCCCATGATCCTGCCCCTCTCAACGCCATCCTTGCCGTAGATGACTGTCGTCGGCATGGCCGAACTCGGCGGAATCAGGGCGTAGGGAAGCTTCATTTTCGGGTCATGATAGAAGGCAAGGTTCGCGAACCTGCCGATAAAGGCCTCCGCCTTGTCCTTCTGCCGGTCCCCGTCCAGTGACACCGCCACCACAGCGACAGGCTTGTCCTTGTAGGCGCCGGCAAGCTCGTCGAGGGTCGGCATCTCAAGAACGCAGGGCGCGCACCAAGTGGCCCAGATATTCACGACCGTAACCTTGCCCTGGAAGTCCGCGATCCGGGTGGGCTTGCCGTCCTTGTCCAGGAAGCTCGTGGCGGGCGGCGCCCCGGCTGAAACGGGCAGGACCAGCTTGGACATCTCGCCCTTGGCGAGGCTCTTGATCCCCATTTCCTGTCGGGGGTTTATGACGGCCTGCCCTATGATGTAGAGAATGGCCGCGACGCCGATCCCGGCGACGCCCCGGAGGGCCCACTTCAAAGGGCTGGCCTTGGGTTTTTCCGCCTCGTGATCCTGGCTCATATGACGAACGACTCCTCGCATGACTCGAACGGCCAACCTGACGGGCAGGCCATGTGGGGTGGACGCTTTAGCGCAAAACCCGCTGAATTGATGCAGGCGATCAACGTCTCCATCGGATTTGACCGGCGGCTGGCAAGCCAGGATCTGGCAGGGTCGCGCGCCCACGCGGCCATGTTGCGCCAGCAGGGCGTGATCTCCAAGGCAGATGAAGCTGAAATCCAGCGGGGCCTGACCGCCATCGAGGCCGAAATGGCCGCCGGGACCTTTCCATTCCGCGAGGAATTCGAAGACATTCACATGAATGTCGAGGCGCGCCTGCGCGAGCTGATCGGGCCGACGGCCGGACGTCTGCACACGGCGCGGAGCCGCAATGATCAGGTCGCCCTGGATTTCCGCCTCTGGGTGCGCGAG
This window encodes:
- a CDS encoding acetyl-CoA acetyltransferase, with product MNDRTPIIIGVGQAAERPSDPNYRALSPADLAGEAALAAIADARAGGALAASIDTLAAIRQFEISTPGAKPPFGASNNFPRSVARRIGANPRRAILEITGGQGPQRLVGEFCAAIAEGQAETVLLVGSEAMSTVLHLQAKGETPDWSETVEGDMEDRGYGLDGMFTAALIKHRIRGAIPCYALFENARRGRVGKSREAYARDMGELFAPFSEVAAQNPFSAAPTARSAAELVEVTERNRIVADPFTRMLVARDQVNQAAAVLISSVGAARAMGVPEDRWVFLHGQGDANELTPMERPDLSASPQSIASARLALSLAGKSVSEIAIFDFYSCFPIAVFNMLDGLGLEPDDPRGLTLTGGLPYFGGAGNDYSMHAIAEAIGILRLRPGLFGLVGANGGMLSKYSTGIYSTQPADWTKPELRRGKVADAPVLGLEVEAASGAGRVETYTILPHRDGDVVVVIGRLADNDRRFAAMAEEGDLATLAESRSRDPLGRTILVRTDEQGFNRFCYAD
- a CDS encoding cobalamin-binding protein — translated: MVAWKTVVTEEPALGYTGECHGQIPNPDWKCRLILGFLGSLSRTKQIVPGGADPAIVVAGSHGQLSIASVERDTGIPKETLRVWERRYGFPAPVRDAQDDRVYSAEDLEKLRLIRRLIAVGHRPGKILNLDLQELVVLSTDSAGTESEEVQHALGLLVDNDVDRFEAWLATALGRDGLKSFVLTTAPGLTVAVGEAWARGKLQIHHEHVFSEIMTRLLRTAIAATPRKARAPRVLLTTFPLEPHTIGLLMAEAMFAISGCACISLGPQTPVPDIALAAGAHRADIVALSFSKTLAANRVTQGLIELRGMLPQTVAIWAGGASESLGRVKSADILILRDLEKIPEAVSAWRAALQSA
- a CDS encoding short-chain dehydrogenase gives rise to the protein MTVRATYAAAVFGAGGIGRALTERLIANPRISRVWSISRRPPQFHDAKLATRQIDPADEASLSGLADELKDSGDTLRLAIVTNGVLQDAVTTPEKSWRALDPVALAHSFAVNTIGPALIAKHILPLLPRQERSVFAALSARVGSISDNRLGGWYGYRASKAALNQIIHTLAIELARSHPMALCVALHPGTVETALSAPFSGGEGARMSPQASAEALLNVLAGLEVKDSGGFFAWDGQQIPY
- a CDS encoding 2Fe-2S ferredoxin, yielding MPDGETKIVNPPGADTRFGRGFLYDIWYFAALSRDLKPGKLQRYEFLGEPVLLGRDRKGKVYGVKDICPHRAAPLSAGRLTEEPDGRSSVECPYHGWRFGTDGACAAIPSLVDDQDLDIARIRIRRYPTAESQGMVFIWISADPRFDGEPPEPPPVFEGAEGAPKFIDRMDFDAHMDHAVVGLMDPTHAPYVHGQWWSRKAKGQHDKAKAFAPSERGFCMTRHPPSKSNRLYRLLGGDPQTEITFALPGQRWEHVIVGKYQVLALTCLTPVHDRKTRITQIVWTDHWVASLLAPWFRRMIRVFLHQDGDMVNLQNEGLKYDPSLLWIDDADKQAKWYQQLKREWAASREARRPFKNPVEAVTLRWRS
- a CDS encoding haloacid dehalogenase; translation: MTDLPIIFDFDGVIADSEIPSSLAVAQALTETGMPTSLEDVLEHYLGRNQQDSRATIHRLWGRAPDPNLDQRIRAIMASGAVGPVASVPGVSEFLASLGGRTRAIASSSSPQWIMEHLDQLGLRSHFEDDRIFSAAIHVARGKPHPDIYLHAAKSLGVSPDRVIVIEDSPTGVAAASAAGARVIGLCAGGHIRPGHDAALRAAGAHEIAWSYAEVAQLAG
- a CDS encoding transcriptional regulator → MDVALGAAVRIRRRTIGLSQEALANQCGVSFQQIQKYENGANRISFSRLVQIAKALRCRVVDLMDVLDAPGAEAQGEVDVLSRMRTPGALELLAAFEQLPQDSRSSLIGFMRSLTPMDHNPEP
- a CDS encoding thiol:disulfide interchange protein; the protein is MSQDHEAEKPKASPLKWALRGVAGIGVAAILYIIGQAVINPRQEMGIKSLAKGEMSKLVLPVSAGAPPATSFLDKDGKPTRIADFQGKVTVVNIWATWCAPCVLEMPTLDELAGAYKDKPVAVVAVSLDGDRQKDKAEAFIGRFANLAFYHDPKMKLPYALIPPSSAMPTTVIYGKDGVERGRIMGPAEWSSPDARAVIDKLLAE